One Acidicapsa ligni genomic region harbors:
- a CDS encoding AAA family ATPase produces the protein MKQFESFGLDTSNECLWREGTKLALPPKPFAVLRYLVENPGRLITHDELLDALWPETYVQPQVLRTYVLELRKILGDDAGQPRFIQTLPKRGYCFVAQVTDRNELKHGSVATAALDIKPAGIVGREAELGHLKTHVEQLLKGQRCAVFITGEAGIGKTALVDAFCQQAEVISRVSVARGQCVEGFGGKEEYYPVMEALGQLCSSPDGERACRTLSRMAPAWLAAHGREDGIADTRNASDERMPGDLCGALEELAAEKSLILIFEDLHWADDSTVHLISALARRRAQAKLMVLVTYRPHDMAIEHRLKGVKQDLLMRRLCAEIPLPPLAKIAVKELLSRELKQEELPQGLASFVHKHSEGNPLFVIAILEHLIAQHFLVRACRGDATLWEQRAPFQEMEAGVPDGLAQMIELKIDRLNADEKSLLEAGSLISVAFPAWAVAAALGKDPAETEEACDALARRLYFLERAGQDELPDGTSSAFYVFAHGLYREVLYQRQVSARRSQRHIRIAERLGELFVGREANVAREIAMHYEAAGSWQRAAKALLAAAKYAEKRGAHVEAVQLLEHARRLAENLNETECAVATQEICGELAKAHESLARADVHERVTMTKV, from the coding sequence ATGAAGCAATTCGAGTCGTTTGGGCTGGATACGTCCAATGAGTGCCTGTGGCGCGAAGGGACGAAGCTTGCTCTGCCGCCCAAGCCGTTTGCGGTACTCCGCTATCTGGTAGAGAATCCGGGGCGGCTTATTACGCATGATGAATTGCTGGATGCTCTGTGGCCTGAGACTTATGTGCAGCCCCAGGTTTTGAGAACGTATGTGTTGGAGTTGCGCAAAATCCTTGGCGATGATGCGGGGCAGCCGCGGTTTATTCAGACATTGCCTAAACGTGGTTATTGTTTTGTGGCGCAGGTGACAGATCGGAATGAATTGAAGCATGGGTCCGTTGCGACTGCTGCTCTGGATATAAAGCCTGCGGGGATCGTGGGCCGTGAAGCGGAACTTGGCCACCTTAAAACGCATGTCGAACAACTGCTCAAAGGGCAGCGTTGCGCGGTGTTCATTACGGGTGAGGCGGGGATTGGGAAGACTGCGCTTGTGGATGCTTTTTGCCAGCAGGCGGAGGTTATTTCACGCGTGAGTGTGGCTCGCGGACAATGCGTGGAGGGATTTGGCGGCAAGGAAGAGTATTACCCGGTGATGGAGGCGCTTGGACAACTCTGCTCATCGCCAGACGGAGAGCGAGCGTGTCGAACTTTATCCAGGATGGCGCCTGCATGGCTGGCGGCGCATGGCAGAGAAGATGGCATTGCGGATACACGGAACGCATCTGATGAGCGGATGCCAGGAGATCTTTGCGGCGCGCTTGAGGAGCTTGCAGCAGAAAAATCTCTGATACTCATCTTTGAAGATTTGCATTGGGCCGATGATTCTACGGTTCATCTCATATCGGCTTTGGCGCGGCGTCGCGCACAGGCAAAGTTGATGGTGCTGGTAACGTACAGGCCTCATGATATGGCGATCGAACATCGGTTGAAAGGTGTGAAGCAGGATTTACTGATGCGCCGGTTATGTGCGGAGATTCCGTTGCCTCCACTTGCCAAGATCGCGGTGAAGGAACTGCTGAGCAGGGAATTGAAGCAGGAGGAATTGCCCCAGGGACTGGCCAGCTTTGTACATAAACATTCGGAGGGCAATCCGCTCTTCGTGATAGCCATTCTGGAGCATCTGATAGCTCAGCATTTTCTGGTACGTGCTTGTAGGGGCGACGCTACTCTATGGGAACAGCGTGCGCCGTTCCAGGAGATGGAAGCGGGTGTGCCTGATGGACTCGCACAGATGATTGAGTTGAAAATTGATCGCCTGAATGCGGATGAGAAAAGTCTGCTTGAGGCTGGAAGCCTGATTAGCGTTGCGTTTCCTGCATGGGCAGTCGCGGCGGCATTGGGTAAAGATCCAGCAGAGACAGAGGAAGCATGTGATGCGTTGGCGCGCAGGCTCTACTTTTTGGAGCGTGCCGGGCAGGATGAGCTGCCTGATGGGACGAGTTCGGCGTTTTATGTGTTTGCTCATGGGCTCTATCGTGAAGTGCTGTATCAACGGCAGGTTTCGGCTCGGCGCTCGCAAAGGCATATTCGTATCGCGGAGAGATTGGGCGAGCTATTTGTTGGGCGTGAAGCCAACGTTGCCCGCGAGATTGCCATGCACTATGAAGCCGCCGGAAGCTGGCAACGCGCTGCAAAGGCTCTGCTTGCGGCTGCGAAATATGCAGAGAAGCGAGGGGCTCATGTAGAGGCTGTTCAACTGCTGGAGCACGCGCGGCGACTTGCGGAAAACCTGAATGAGACAGAGTGTGCCGTGGCTACCCAGGAAATCTGCGGCGAACTGGCAAAGGCGCATGAATCGCTGGCCAGAGCGGATGTACACGAACGGGTGACAATGACAAAAGTTTGA
- a CDS encoding TetR family transcriptional regulator, giving the protein MTDSKNQNEQQDAKLFKQKRALLTRRELIRSARVIFARDGFEHARLEDIASNAGKTRGAFYANFKNKEDVFFAIFEEDKQRDMAELCPLLVSLPTNEQRIDALGEYLGELSKDRQRILLNLEFKLYAVRHPRKRKRLAELHSVMCLRNSVPELDRLLPQLATRNTSEELGDSLTIGGIIDGLALNHLFDPDAFDNREVARYLKLCLREMLCGIPEVKNEKEIEPIESIEPME; this is encoded by the coding sequence ATGACCGATTCAAAAAATCAAAACGAGCAACAGGATGCAAAGCTTTTCAAGCAGAAGCGTGCACTTCTTACCCGGCGTGAGCTTATTCGTTCGGCTAGGGTTATCTTCGCGCGGGACGGGTTTGAACACGCTCGCCTTGAGGATATCGCATCGAACGCAGGAAAGACGCGGGGGGCTTTTTACGCGAATTTCAAAAACAAGGAAGATGTGTTTTTTGCCATCTTTGAAGAAGACAAGCAGCGGGATATGGCTGAACTTTGTCCGTTGCTCGTTAGTTTACCTACAAATGAGCAACGCATCGATGCATTAGGCGAATATTTAGGTGAACTTAGTAAAGATCGCCAGAGGATATTGCTCAATCTCGAATTTAAACTTTATGCGGTGCGCCATCCACGAAAGCGCAAGCGGCTTGCTGAGTTGCACTCTGTCATGTGTCTTCGTAATTCAGTTCCAGAGCTGGATCGATTACTTCCACAATTGGCCACACGGAACACCAGTGAAGAGTTGGGAGATTCTCTTACGATTGGTGGAATTATTGATGGGCTTGCTCTCAATCACCTCTTCGATCCGGATGCTTTTGACAATCGGGAGGTTGCGCGTTACCTCAAGCTGTGCCTGCGGGAAATGTTATGCGGAATACCAGAGGTGAAGAACGAAAAAGAGATTGAACCAATTGAATCAATAGAACCAATGGAATAA
- a CDS encoding efflux RND transporter periplasmic adaptor subunit — translation MSEQSGYAVEMNTFNRATSAGTAVILLLGAGLLAGCGPKSTAPAGPQGPMPVTVVQVTSTNVPLTGEWVGTLDGYVNAQIQPQASGYLVKQNYREGAEVSKGQVLFEIDPRPFQAALDQATGQLGQAKAQVQQAKAQLGLADINVNRDTPLAQAHAIAQSQLDNDTQQKAQNEAAVKSAEASVATAEAAVANAKLNLGFTEVRSLIDGVAGQATTQVGNLVNGQSVLTSVSQLNPIKVYFSISDSEYLALTQRAREGGGDLLKNASAVPLTLTLANGEPFPIKGHIAFVDRQMNPQTGAIRIAAAFPNPGNVLRPGQFGRIKAETELRHNGLLIPQIAIQELQGLQQIYVAGKDGKAHLVTVTLGPQIGTDWLAESGVAAGDLVIVDNLQKLREGAPVAPHQSPAAPTATSVNPAGR, via the coding sequence ATGAGCGAACAGTCTGGATATGCAGTAGAGATGAATACCTTCAACAGAGCTACATCCGCCGGGACTGCCGTAATACTTCTACTCGGCGCCGGATTGCTCGCAGGCTGTGGCCCCAAGAGTACCGCTCCAGCAGGGCCGCAAGGACCGATGCCCGTCACCGTAGTTCAGGTCACATCGACCAACGTGCCCCTCACCGGCGAATGGGTCGGAACACTCGACGGCTACGTGAACGCCCAGATCCAGCCCCAGGCTAGCGGTTATCTCGTCAAGCAGAACTACCGCGAAGGCGCCGAGGTATCGAAAGGGCAGGTTCTCTTTGAAATCGATCCTCGTCCGTTCCAGGCCGCGCTTGATCAGGCAACTGGACAACTCGGGCAGGCCAAGGCTCAGGTACAACAGGCCAAAGCGCAGCTTGGACTCGCTGATATCAACGTCAATCGTGATACCCCGCTCGCACAGGCACATGCCATTGCTCAGAGCCAACTCGATAACGACACCCAGCAGAAGGCCCAGAATGAAGCCGCAGTAAAATCGGCCGAGGCATCCGTTGCCACCGCTGAAGCCGCTGTCGCCAACGCAAAGCTCAACCTAGGATTCACCGAAGTTCGCTCGCTCATCGACGGAGTTGCAGGCCAGGCAACAACCCAGGTAGGCAACCTGGTAAACGGCCAGTCCGTTCTTACCTCCGTCTCGCAATTGAATCCGATCAAGGTTTACTTCTCCATCAGCGACTCGGAATATCTCGCCCTGACACAGCGCGCGCGCGAAGGCGGCGGAGATCTCCTCAAGAATGCATCTGCCGTTCCCTTGACCCTTACACTCGCGAACGGAGAGCCCTTCCCTATCAAGGGACACATCGCTTTTGTTGATCGTCAGATGAACCCGCAGACTGGAGCCATCCGCATCGCCGCTGCCTTCCCCAACCCAGGGAATGTTCTGCGCCCCGGCCAGTTCGGACGCATCAAAGCTGAAACCGAGCTGCGGCACAATGGGCTGCTTATTCCCCAGATCGCCATTCAGGAACTCCAGGGACTGCAGCAAATCTACGTCGCAGGCAAAGACGGCAAAGCCCACCTGGTCACCGTCACGCTTGGACCTCAGATCGGTACAGACTGGCTCGCCGAGAGCGGAGTCGCCGCCGGAGACCTGGTAATCGTCGACAATCTCCAAAAACTACGCGAAGGTGCACCCGTCGCACCGCATCAGAGCCCTGCTGCTCCTACCGCTACGTCCGTCAACCCGGCAGGAAGGTAA
- a CDS encoding efflux RND transporter permease subunit, with product MSKFFIRRPIVAIVIAILTVIVGVVTLLTLPTSQFPDIVPPEILVTATYPGADAKTVAQAVSTPIEQQMNGVDNMIYMNSVSANNGVVQLFVDFDVKTDPNIDQVLAQLRVDQAQSQLPAQVTTAGLTVQKALTSPLMLVAINSKGGKLSQDFLTNYAIINLQDQISRVKGVSRVQTFGGQYALRVWVQPDKLAKLGITAPDVISAIQAQNNVNPAGQIGAEPIPKGQQFTYTVRTQGRLVTPEEFGKIILRANPDGSIVLLSDVARIELGDQAYGISGRYNQAPSGVMAIYQLPGSNAVQTAASVNARMKELSATFPTGITYDVPLDTTKAVTAGIHEIVLTLVEALVLVVIVVFIFLQGWRATLIPLLAVPVSLIGTFIIFPALGFSINTLSLFGLVLAIGLVVDDAIIVVEAVEHHIEEGMEPKAATEQAMKEVGGPVVAIALILAAVFIPTAFIPGITGRLYQQFAVTIAISVLISAFNALTLSPALASLLLKPKQEGASKGPLAKGFALFNKFFGRTTESFVSTSNVLIHKSGLAMLGILVIGILAIFLGKSLPSGFIPTEDQGYMFLALQLPDGASAQRTDAAQQKITAALLKTPGIEGVIAVTNFSLLTQVQSTNAGFFFVSLKPWEVRKSKQEQLEYIQANLQKQLFADPDGIAFAFPPPSIPGIGTSGGVTMVIEDRSGSDDPTTLTKNVMGFLGALSKRPEIGAAIPSYQPAVPQLYADVDREKALQQQVDLSNIYTTMQTFMGGYLVNYFNRFGRQWQTYVEAEGTSRTSIANINQFYVRSANGSQVPLGSLVHVKQITGPEFIFRFNEFNAAQLNITGAPGYSSGQIRAALEDTFKKTMPPGAGFDYSGMSYQEQQAEKGVPSWAVFGLSLLFVFLILAALYESWTLPFSVLLSTPVAILGAYIALHIRSFENDIFATIGLVMLIGLSAKNAILIVEFAKLNYDSGQSICESALNAARLRFRPIVMTALAFIFGCLPLWTASGSGAVSRRILGTVVIGGMTLSTAIGLIFIPVTFAVVEFLSHRYVRGGKGTTMDCKPRTKLPPGGGAQSTTTHSTTEGGQA from the coding sequence ATGTCAAAATTCTTTATTCGTCGGCCCATTGTGGCCATTGTTATCGCTATCCTCACTGTGATTGTCGGCGTCGTTACACTGCTTACGCTGCCGACTTCGCAGTTCCCGGACATCGTTCCGCCAGAAATTCTCGTCACCGCGACCTATCCCGGTGCCGATGCCAAAACCGTCGCCCAGGCCGTCTCGACTCCGATCGAACAGCAGATGAACGGCGTCGACAACATGATCTACATGAACTCCGTCAGCGCCAATAACGGCGTAGTTCAGCTCTTTGTCGATTTCGATGTCAAGACCGATCCCAATATCGATCAGGTCCTCGCCCAACTCCGCGTTGACCAGGCACAGTCTCAGCTTCCTGCCCAGGTAACCACCGCTGGCCTCACTGTTCAGAAGGCTCTCACTTCACCCCTCATGCTTGTCGCGATTAACTCCAAGGGTGGCAAGCTGAGCCAGGACTTCCTCACCAACTACGCCATCATTAACCTTCAGGACCAGATCTCTCGCGTCAAAGGCGTCTCCCGCGTTCAGACCTTCGGCGGCCAGTACGCCCTGCGAGTCTGGGTCCAACCGGACAAACTCGCCAAACTGGGCATCACCGCGCCCGACGTTATCAGCGCCATTCAAGCCCAGAACAACGTGAATCCAGCCGGTCAGATCGGCGCCGAGCCAATCCCTAAAGGCCAGCAATTCACCTACACCGTTCGAACCCAGGGCCGTCTCGTTACACCGGAAGAGTTCGGTAAGATCATTCTCCGTGCAAACCCCGATGGATCGATCGTGCTCCTGAGCGATGTTGCTCGTATCGAACTTGGAGATCAGGCATACGGCATCTCAGGCCGTTATAACCAGGCCCCTTCTGGCGTAATGGCGATCTATCAGCTTCCCGGCTCCAACGCCGTCCAAACCGCTGCATCCGTCAACGCCCGCATGAAGGAGCTATCAGCGACCTTCCCAACCGGGATCACTTACGACGTCCCTCTGGACACCACCAAGGCCGTCACTGCCGGTATCCACGAGATCGTCCTCACGCTTGTTGAGGCGCTCGTTCTCGTCGTCATCGTCGTCTTCATCTTTCTTCAGGGATGGCGTGCCACCCTCATCCCATTGCTGGCTGTTCCTGTCTCACTCATCGGAACCTTCATCATCTTCCCCGCACTCGGCTTCTCCATCAATACTCTTTCACTCTTCGGCCTCGTCCTCGCCATCGGTCTCGTTGTCGACGATGCCATCATCGTCGTTGAAGCCGTCGAGCATCACATCGAAGAGGGAATGGAGCCGAAGGCCGCAACCGAACAGGCGATGAAAGAAGTCGGCGGCCCAGTCGTTGCTATTGCCCTTATTCTCGCCGCGGTGTTCATCCCTACTGCCTTCATCCCAGGCATCACCGGACGTCTATACCAGCAGTTCGCCGTTACCATCGCGATCTCGGTACTCATCTCCGCATTCAATGCGCTCACATTATCCCCAGCGCTCGCCTCTCTTCTACTCAAGCCAAAGCAGGAAGGTGCCAGCAAAGGTCCTCTCGCCAAAGGCTTCGCGCTCTTCAATAAGTTCTTTGGCCGCACCACGGAAAGCTTCGTTTCCACCTCCAATGTACTTATCCATAAATCTGGCCTGGCCATGCTTGGCATTCTCGTCATCGGTATTCTGGCGATCTTTCTCGGCAAATCCCTTCCCAGCGGATTTATCCCGACAGAAGACCAGGGCTATATGTTCCTAGCCCTGCAGCTTCCCGACGGTGCATCGGCGCAGCGCACCGATGCCGCACAGCAGAAGATCACCGCTGCCCTGCTGAAAACCCCAGGCATTGAAGGCGTAATCGCCGTCACCAACTTCTCGCTGCTTACCCAGGTGCAAAGTACCAACGCTGGCTTCTTCTTCGTCTCCCTCAAACCATGGGAGGTTCGTAAGAGCAAGCAGGAACAGCTTGAGTACATTCAGGCCAATCTGCAGAAGCAGCTCTTCGCTGATCCGGACGGCATCGCCTTCGCCTTCCCGCCTCCTTCAATTCCAGGCATCGGAACCTCCGGCGGCGTAACCATGGTGATCGAAGATCGCTCCGGCTCTGACGACCCCACAACCCTGACCAAGAATGTGATGGGCTTCCTCGGCGCACTCTCCAAACGTCCCGAGATCGGAGCAGCCATCCCGTCCTATCAACCCGCCGTGCCGCAGCTCTACGCCGATGTAGATCGCGAAAAAGCGCTCCAGCAGCAGGTTGACCTTTCAAACATTTACACCACCATGCAAACCTTCATGGGTGGCTATCTCGTCAACTACTTCAACCGCTTTGGCCGCCAGTGGCAGACCTACGTCGAGGCGGAAGGCACATCCCGCACCAGCATTGCGAATATCAATCAGTTCTATGTTCGCAGCGCCAACGGCAGCCAGGTCCCGCTCGGCTCACTCGTTCATGTGAAACAGATCACCGGGCCTGAATTCATCTTCCGCTTCAACGAATTCAACGCCGCACAGCTCAACATCACAGGTGCTCCCGGCTACAGCTCCGGCCAGATACGGGCCGCGCTTGAGGACACCTTCAAGAAGACCATGCCCCCAGGCGCCGGCTTTGATTACTCCGGCATGTCCTACCAGGAGCAGCAGGCAGAAAAGGGCGTTCCGTCCTGGGCCGTATTCGGACTCTCCCTGCTCTTCGTCTTCCTCATCCTTGCAGCTCTTTACGAGAGTTGGACTCTGCCCTTCAGCGTTCTTCTCAGCACGCCTGTCGCTATCCTTGGCGCGTATATCGCACTACACATACGCTCTTTTGAAAACGACATCTTCGCCACCATCGGGCTCGTCATGCTGATCGGTCTGTCGGCGAAGAACGCCATCCTCATCGTTGAGTTCGCAAAACTCAATTACGACAGTGGCCAAAGCATCTGCGAATCCGCTCTCAACGCTGCGCGTCTCCGCTTCAGACCAATTGTCATGACGGCTCTCGCCTTCATCTTTGGCTGCTTGCCTCTCTGGACCGCCAGCGGCTCCGGCGCTGTCTCTCGGCGCATTCTCGGCACTGTCGTTATCGGCGGCATGACACTCTCAACCGCAATCGGACTCATCTTCATCCCGGTCACATTTGCTGTTGTTGAGTTCCTCTCGCATCGCTATGTAAGAGGCGGCAAAGGCACAACGATGGACTGCAAGCCAAGAACCAAATTGCCCCCCGGCGGAGGCGCTCAATCTACTACGACTCACTCCACGACAGAAGGAGGTCAGGCATGA
- a CDS encoding efflux transporter outer membrane subunit, with product MIRSSVTSSSPLKNVNMLALAAIGISFLAGCNVGPKYKRPASSAPPAFRGADEAPVTSDAKSSLGDEKWSAVYQEPELQELIRKALANNYDLRIAAQHILEQQAQVKITRSQELPTLSVGGTGIGATLPSSLGTQIGSPLVDGSFNLSAAWTPDFWGLYRKQTESARAQLLAQTWAQRAVQMTLVQQVATAYLQIRALDRQLEITRDTLKARQNSVDLTTTLESGGSVPLSDVRQAEQLLYAATSEIPQLEQQIQQQENAIAFLLGENPGPIAHKDPNALTPPPQNLPTGLPSELLERRPDIQQAEATLISANAQIGVARAQFFPSLSISASGGVGGDALNNIFDPAGKTIYGLGSLAQPLFEGGKLRGQLHLSQETEKEMVISYQKTIAGAFRDVSNALIALNKQRAYREQQEKLVAAAQDSTRLARMRYKGGATSYLEVLTTDTNLFTAQLNLVSAQQGEALTLVQLYSALGGGWQ from the coding sequence ATGATTCGTTCTTCCGTAACGTCCTCATCGCCCCTGAAGAACGTCAATATGCTCGCCCTCGCAGCTATCGGCATCAGCTTTCTGGCCGGCTGCAACGTGGGGCCCAAATACAAGAGGCCCGCTTCATCTGCGCCGCCCGCATTCCGCGGAGCAGATGAAGCTCCCGTCACCAGCGACGCCAAGAGTTCTCTCGGTGACGAAAAATGGTCGGCCGTCTACCAGGAACCGGAACTCCAGGAACTCATCCGCAAAGCGCTCGCCAACAACTACGATCTGCGTATCGCTGCCCAGCACATTCTGGAACAGCAGGCACAGGTAAAGATCACCCGTTCGCAGGAGCTACCGACGCTCTCCGTTGGCGGCACAGGAATTGGCGCTACCCTGCCATCCTCCCTTGGGACTCAGATCGGCAGTCCGCTCGTGGATGGCTCTTTCAATCTATCCGCCGCATGGACGCCTGATTTCTGGGGCCTCTATCGTAAACAAACAGAAAGCGCTCGCGCACAATTGCTCGCGCAGACCTGGGCCCAGCGCGCTGTTCAAATGACGCTTGTGCAGCAGGTAGCGACGGCCTATTTGCAAATTCGCGCTCTCGACCGCCAGCTTGAAATCACCAGGGACACCCTCAAGGCGCGTCAGAACTCCGTCGACCTGACCACAACTCTGGAAAGCGGAGGTTCTGTTCCGCTCTCAGATGTCCGTCAGGCCGAACAACTTCTCTACGCCGCCACCTCCGAGATTCCTCAACTTGAGCAACAGATTCAGCAGCAGGAAAACGCAATCGCTTTCCTGCTCGGCGAAAACCCCGGCCCAATCGCACACAAAGATCCCAATGCCTTGACGCCTCCGCCGCAGAATCTGCCTACCGGCCTGCCCTCCGAATTGCTGGAGCGCCGTCCCGACATCCAGCAAGCCGAGGCAACGCTCATTTCTGCCAATGCACAGATCGGCGTTGCGCGTGCGCAATTCTTTCCCAGTCTCTCGATCAGCGCCTCAGGTGGCGTCGGCGGAGACGCACTGAACAACATCTTCGACCCCGCCGGCAAAACTATCTACGGCCTCGGCAGCCTCGCTCAACCGCTCTTTGAAGGCGGTAAACTTCGCGGCCAACTCCATCTCTCTCAGGAAACTGAAAAAGAGATGGTGATCAGCTATCAGAAAACCATCGCAGGCGCCTTCCGCGACGTCTCCAATGCCCTCATCGCATTGAACAAACAACGCGCCTACCGCGAGCAGCAGGAAAAGCTCGTAGCCGCAGCGCAGGACTCAACGCGTCTGGCACGCATGCGTTACAAAGGCGGCGCTACCAGCTACCTCGAAGTACTAACCACCGACACCAATCTCTTCACCGCTCAACTAAACCTCGTAAGCGCTCAACAAGGCGAAGCACTCACCCTCGTGCAACTCTATAGCGCTCTCGGCGGCGGCTGGCAGTAG
- a CDS encoding potassium channel family protein, giving the protein MRIFILLIGIVCLFAVLIDAFQTIILPRRASGRFRLTRIFYLATWTPWSFFTQRMSDPRKRESALSYFGPLSLIILLVVWASAMVFGFALIFYGLGSPFNDMTQKPGLRSDLYVSGTTIFTLGLGDVTPRSAWARELVILEAGTGFGFLAVVMGYFPVLYSAFSRREVNISLLDARAGSPPTAAELMRRHSYLGADRALTLLLEEWERWSAELLESHISYPLLCYFRSQHNNQSWISALTAILDTSALLIAGVQGHEARQAQLTFAMARHAMVDLAQIFALTPIKNAPDRLSYERYEQLYSLLCQSGVSVCRDGQSFARLREMRALYEGYAEALGDYLCMPLPPWIADKPHKDNWLSVARLRANAEAANSTPNEETQPTTGTQSIAFQLDDHHDF; this is encoded by the coding sequence GTGCGAATATTCATATTGCTTATAGGCATCGTTTGTCTATTCGCCGTGCTGATCGATGCCTTCCAGACCATCATTTTGCCGCGCCGCGCATCCGGCCGCTTTCGCCTCACACGCATTTTCTATCTTGCTACATGGACCCCCTGGAGCTTCTTTACCCAACGCATGAGCGATCCTCGTAAGCGAGAATCCGCCCTCAGCTATTTCGGTCCCTTGTCCTTGATCATTCTTTTAGTGGTGTGGGCAAGTGCAATGGTCTTCGGATTTGCGCTTATCTTCTACGGGCTAGGAAGCCCTTTCAACGACATGACGCAGAAGCCGGGCTTACGATCCGACCTGTACGTGAGCGGAACCACGATATTCACCCTGGGGTTAGGAGACGTGACCCCGCGCAGTGCCTGGGCTCGCGAACTTGTAATTCTTGAGGCCGGTACCGGGTTTGGCTTTTTAGCCGTCGTCATGGGATATTTCCCTGTTCTCTATAGCGCTTTTTCACGACGCGAAGTGAACATCTCTCTACTGGATGCCAGGGCTGGATCCCCGCCAACCGCCGCTGAATTGATGCGTCGCCACTCCTACCTCGGCGCAGACCGTGCTCTCACACTACTGCTGGAGGAGTGGGAGCGGTGGTCAGCAGAGCTATTGGAGAGTCATATCTCCTACCCGCTCCTTTGTTATTTTCGTTCGCAACACAACAATCAGAGTTGGATCAGCGCTCTGACAGCCATCCTCGATACGTCGGCGTTGCTGATTGCCGGGGTGCAGGGACATGAGGCGCGTCAGGCACAACTGACCTTTGCTATGGCGCGTCATGCGATGGTAGACCTCGCGCAGATCTTCGCTCTTACCCCAATCAAGAATGCCCCTGACCGACTCTCTTACGAGCGCTACGAACAGCTCTACAGCCTGCTTTGTCAAAGCGGTGTAAGTGTCTGCCGCGACGGTCAATCCTTCGCACGTCTTCGCGAGATGCGCGCCCTCTACGAGGGTTACGCCGAGGCTCTTGGGGACTATCTTTGCATGCCGCTTCCTCCGTGGATCGCTGACAAGCCGCATAAGGACAACTGGCTGTCTGTAGCCAGATTGCGAGCCAATGCCGAGGCAGCTAATTCAACCCCCAATGAAGAAACGCAGCCCACCACGGGTACCCAATCCATCGCATTTCAATTGGATGACCATCACGATTTTTAG
- a CDS encoding MFS transporter produces the protein MAISRPHKSRRIARIQVFAISTLSVAGIINYIDRGSLAIANTTIRADLGISATQMGILLSIFSLAYAIFQLPMGILLDRFGERLVLGAGMFLWSVTQAATGMVSGFTSFFAARVGLAVGESPFVISAVKTVNDWFDVRDRATPMGIVNSATTMGQAIAPPILTVTMMAFGWRGMFMLIGIPGLILSVVWYVFYRDRRAVSLSDHEMEYLDTSGQKSDLRNDRTRISSAQWLGLFRMRTMWGMMLGFGGINYTVWLYMSWMPNYFEAEHHVSIAATGMIAVIPFAFGTVGMLISGIIADFWVRRGSAPIKTHRTLLVTGLTCSAICTLLVPYIPGAMGAAFGIGLALFFTYLAGNSGWGLVQSIAPAEIVASVGAIQNFGSFICASFAPIITGFLLDRTHSFHLTLVICAMVSFLGALSYLLIVKDPIVIGEKKQLEGVS, from the coding sequence GTGGCTATTTCCAGGCCCCACAAATCACGGCGCATCGCTAGAATCCAGGTCTTCGCGATTTCGACTCTTTCAGTCGCGGGGATTATTAATTACATCGATCGCGGCTCCCTGGCGATTGCCAATACGACAATTCGAGCTGATCTTGGCATCTCCGCCACGCAGATGGGGATTCTGCTTTCGATTTTTTCGTTGGCCTACGCTATTTTCCAACTTCCGATGGGAATACTTCTGGATCGCTTCGGAGAACGCCTGGTTCTGGGCGCAGGGATGTTTCTATGGTCTGTAACGCAGGCAGCGACGGGTATGGTGAGTGGCTTTACCTCGTTCTTTGCTGCACGAGTAGGTTTGGCCGTAGGGGAATCACCATTTGTCATCTCGGCAGTCAAGACGGTGAACGACTGGTTCGATGTTCGTGATCGTGCTACGCCGATGGGGATAGTCAACTCCGCAACAACGATGGGGCAGGCTATTGCACCACCGATTCTTACGGTGACGATGATGGCATTTGGCTGGAGGGGGATGTTTATGCTGATCGGCATCCCTGGGTTGATTCTCTCGGTTGTCTGGTATGTTTTCTACCGCGATCGCAGGGCTGTTTCATTGAGCGATCACGAGATGGAGTATCTGGATACATCTGGGCAGAAGAGTGATCTGAGGAATGATCGAACGCGCATTTCTTCCGCTCAATGGCTTGGGCTCTTTCGCATGCGCACTATGTGGGGGATGATGCTGGGCTTTGGCGGTATCAACTACACGGTATGGCTTTATATGAGCTGGATGCCGAATTACTTTGAGGCAGAACATCATGTAAGTATCGCGGCTACCGGGATGATTGCCGTTATTCCTTTTGCCTTTGGGACTGTCGGCATGTTGATCAGCGGGATCATTGCAGATTTCTGGGTACGTCGTGGAAGTGCGCCGATCAAGACTCATCGAACTCTGCTGGTTACGGGGTTGACGTGTTCTGCAATCTGTACTTTGCTGGTGCCTTATATTCCGGGGGCAATGGGCGCTGCGTTTGGCATCGGGCTGGCGCTCTTTTTTACGTATCTCGCTGGGAACTCGGGATGGGGATTGGTGCAGTCCATCGCTCCAGCGGAAATTGTGGCTTCGGTTGGTGCGATACAAAACTTTGGAAGCTTCATCTGTGCGTCTTTTGCGCCGATCATCACGGGCTTTCTGCTTGACCGTACACATTCTTTTCATCTCACACTGGTGATCTGTGCGATGGTCTCGTTTTTGGGCGCACTCTCTTATCTCCTGATTGTGAAAGACCCAATCGTTATAGGAGAAAAGAAGCAGCTTGAGGGTGTGAGTTAA